A window of Vicia villosa cultivar HV-30 ecotype Madison, WI unplaced genomic scaffold, Vvil1.0 ctg.001111F_1_1, whole genome shotgun sequence contains these coding sequences:
- the LOC131633312 gene encoding uncharacterized protein LOC131633312: MAKKDGSVVAKGHEEGIKLATSILNEFGLPPGLLPLVDVIKVTFARRTGYFRILQKKKVEHKFELIGKLVSYDTEINGYLLKKKIKKLKGVKAKEVMLWPPVYEIRVDEVSTGTIHFKGFAGIVKTFPVEAFAIGD; encoded by the coding sequence ATGGCAAAGAAAGATGGTTCAGTAGTTGCTAAGGGCCACGAAGAAGGAATCAAATTAGCAACCTCAATCTTGAATGAATTTGGACTTCCACCAGGACTTCTTCCACTAGTTGATGTAATCAAAGTTACTTTTGCAAGAAGAACCGGTTACTTCCGAATCTTGCAAAAGAAGAAAGTCGAACACAAGTTTGAATTGATTGGAAAGTTGGTGAGTTATGATACTGAAATCAATGGTTACTTGTTGAAGAAGAAAATTAAGAAGCTTAAAGGTGTGAAAGCTAAAGAAGTCATGCTTTGGCCTCCTGTCTATGAAATTAGAGTTGATGAGGTATCTACTGGAACGATTCACTTCAAGGGTTTTGCTGGGATTGTCAAAACCTTCCCAGTTGAAGCTTTTGCTATAGGTGATTAA
- the LOC131633322 gene encoding disease resistance protein RUN1-like isoform X2, whose protein sequence is MASSSRDSSTLALKNSYFDVFVSFRGEDTRYNFTDFLFDAFQTQGIFAFRDDNNLPKGESIAPELLRAIQVSQIFIVVFSRNYASSTWCLQELESICECVQVSGKHVLPIFYDVDPSDVRHQKGIYAQAFAKHEHRFQHDSQMVSRWRETLTQVANLSGWDLRDKPQSAEIKNIVQKIIDILDCKSSSVSKDLVGMDSPVQELEKLLLLDSVQDVRVVGICGMGGIGKTTVATVLYDRNSQQFGACCFIDDVSKIYRLHDGPLGAQKQIIDQTLGQEHHNICNHYSATNLIRRRLCHQRALMILDNVGQVEQLEKIAVRREWLGAGSRIIIISRDEHILKQYGVDAVYQIPLLDHTNSLQLLCRKAFKLDYILSSYEGLVNGILNYANGLPLAINVLGSFLYGRDISEWRSALARLRKSPDKDVMNVLRLSFDGLRETEKEIFLHIACFFNGSEKEYVKNVLNCCEFHVDIGLRVLIDKSLVSTEYGIIVMHNLLEELGRKIVQENTSKEPRKWKRLWFDKQLYDVMLENMEKNVEAIVLDHEYEEYSEVDEGMDAVIFKDFSNLRLLIIKYVKVSGSLNRLSNELRYIEWNEYPFMYLPSCFQPNQLVELILKSSSIKQLWEGKRNLPKLRILDLSHSKNLIKMPNFGEFLNLERLNLKGCIKLVMLDPSIGLLRKIVSLNLKDCKSLVSIPNNIFGISSLKDLKMSGCSGCCFKDFNNTRHLDISETASHSQSTSSICKWTTKPYHSLFPTPTTNICFL, encoded by the exons ATGGCTAGCAGTAGCAGAGACTCTTCAACTTTAGCTCTGAAAAATAGCTATTTTGATGTGTTTGTGAGCTTCAGAGGTGAAGACACTCGCTACAATTTCACGGATTTTCTTTTCGACGCCTTTCAAACTCAAGGCATTTTTGCGTTCAGGGATGACAATAATCTTCCAAAAGGTGAATCCATAGCACCCGAGCTTCTTCGTGCAATCCAAGTTTCTCAGATTTTTATTGTTGTATTCTCAAGGAACTATGCTTCATCAACTTGGTGCTTGCAAGAATTGGAAAGTATATGTGAATGCGTTCAAGTGTCTGGAAAGCATGTTCTTCCTATTTTCTATGATGTTGATCCTTCTGATGTTAGGCATCAAAAAGGAATTTATGCTCAAGCTTTTGCCAAACATGAACACAGATTCCAACATGACTCCCAGATGGTGTCAAGATGGCGAGAAACTCTAACACAGGTTGCCAATCTCTCCGGATGGGATCTGCGTGATAA GCCACAATCTGCAGAGATTAAAAACATTGTTCAAAAGATAATTGATATATTGGATTGCAAATCTTCATCTGTTTCAAAAGATTTAGTTGGTATGGATTCTCCTGTACAAGAATTAGAAAAGCTTTTACTTTTGGACTCAGTTCAAGATGTTCGCGTGGTAGGAATTTGCGGAATGGGAGGAATAGGGAAGACAACTGTTGCTACTGTTTTATATGATCGAAACTCTCAACAATTCGGTGCatgttgttttattgatgatgtaaGCAAAATTTATAGGCTACACGATGGTCCACTCGGTGCACAAAAGCAAATTATAGATCAAACTCTCGGACAAGAGCACCATAACATATGCAATCATTACAGCGCAACCAATCTGATACGACGCAGGCTATGTCACCAAAGGGCCCTTATGATTCTTGATAACGTTGGTCAAGTCGAACAACTAGAAAAAATAGCTGTGCGTCGTGAATGGTTAGGTGCCGGTAGTAGAATCATTATCATTTCTAGAGATGAGCATATATTGAAACAGTATGGGGTGGATGCAGTTTACCAAATTCCTCTCTTGGATCACACTAACTCTCTTCAATTATTGTGTCGAAAAGCTTTTAAACTTGATTACATTTTGAGTAGTTATGAAGGGTTGGTTAATGGCATACTAAATTATGCCAATGGCCTACCCCTAGCAATTAATGTATTGGGTTCATTTTTGTATGGTCGAGATATTTCTGAATGGAGAAGTGCATTGGCAAGATTGAGAAAAAGTCCAGACAAAGATGTCATGAATGTGTTGCGATTAAGTTTTGATGGGCTAAGGGagacagaaaaagaaatatttcttCATATTGCTTGTTTTTTCAATGGAAGTGAGAAGGAATATGTTAAAAATGTTTTAAATTGTTGTGAATTTCATGTTGATATTGGATTAAGGGTTCTTATAGATAAATCACTTGTAAGCACTGAATATGGAATCATTGTAATGCATAATTTGTTGGAAGAGCTAGGCAGaaaaattgttcaagaaaacacAAGCAAAGAGCCCAGAAAGTGGAAAAGGCTATGGTTCGACAAACAGCTCTATGATGTTATGTTGGAAAACATG GAAAAGAATGTTGAAGCAATAGTTTTGGATCATGAATATGAAGAATATAGTGAGGTCGATGAAGGTATGGATGCAGTGATATTCAAAGACTTTTCAAATCTTAGATTGCtcatcatcaagtatgtgaaAGTATCGGGAAGCCTCAATCGTCTTTCTAATGAATTGAGATATATTGAGTGGAATGAATATCCTTTCATGTATTTGCCATCATGTTTTCAACCCAATCAACTTGTTGAGCTGATATTGAAGTCTAGCAGCATCAAACAACTCTGGGAAGGCAAGAGG AATCTGCCCAAATTGAGAATTTTGGATCTGAGCCACTCCAAAAATCTAATAAAGATGCCAAATTTTGGAGAGTTCCTGAATCTTGAACGGCTAAATCTTAAAGGATGTATTAAACTTGTGATGCTGGATCCATCTATTGGGCTTCTAAGAAAGATTGTTTCCTTGAATTTAAAAGATTGCAAAAGTCTAGTAAGCATACCCAACAACATATTTGGTATCAGCTCTCTCAAAGATCTAAAAATGTCTGGGTGTTCTGGGTGTTGTTTCAAAgattttaacaatacaaggcattTGGATATAAGTGAAACTGCTTCACATTCCCAATCAACGTCCTCCATTTGCAAATGGACCACAAAGCCTTACCATTCCTTGTTTCCCACTCCCACAACAAACATA
- the LOC131633313 gene encoding cysteine protease XCP2-like, translating into MATKFDTFVTNLKYITESNAKRNSPHSALLGLTNFADLSFMEFKETYMTMNSDNMDIVNDDVDELTFSCCWAFSTVAAIEGIVAIKTKKLISLSDQELLDCEPYGNCLRGNVNKAFIWVEGNKGIATQDRYPYTANKGVCRNSTIPNSATSRIKSHHLVKRSENGLLCSVAKQPLNVGIYAETREFQHYTGGVFRGQECPLDSMDVTHSMVIVGYDSVDNDKYWIVKNSVGTKWGKNGYMFIKRETGKKYGVCAINAWAIEIVKNK; encoded by the exons ATGGCAACGAAATTTGATACTTTTGTTACAAATTTGAAGTATATCACAGAGAGTAATGCAAAGAGAAACTCACCTCATAGCGCTCTTCTCGGTCTAACCAATTTTGCTGATTTGAGCTTCATGGAATTCAAGGAAACATACATGACCATGAACAGTGATAACATGGATATTgtgaatgatgatgttgatgaattAACATTTA gttGTTGCTGGGCATTCTCCACTGTTGCCGCTATCGAAGGAATAGTTGCAATAAAGACGAAGAAGCTTATCAGCCTTTCAGATCAAGAGCTTCTAGATTGTGAACCATATGGAAATTGTTTGAGAGGAAATGTAAACAAAGCATTCATTTGGGTAGAAGGAAACAAAGGGATTGCAACACAAGATCGATATCCTTATACAGCTAACAAGGGTGTTTGCAGAAACTCCACG ATTCCAAATAGTGCAACTAGTCGCATTAAATCACATCATCTCGTGAAGAGATCGGAGAATGGTCTATTGTGTTCAGTTGCAAAACAACCTCTGAACGTTGGTATTTATGCAGAAACACGAGAATTTCAACATTACACCGGT GGAGTATTTAGAGGTCAAGAGTGCCCGTTGGATTCAATGGATGTAACTCACTCTATGGTAATAGTCGGTTATGATTCGGTAGACAATGACAAATATTGGATTGTGAAGAATTCAGTTGGCACAAAATGGGGAAAGAATGGTTATATGTTTATCAAAAGGGAGACCGGTAAAAAATATGGAGTGTGTGCAATCAATGCATGGGCTATAGAAATAGTCAAAAATAAATGA